A genome region from Thermomonospora amylolytica includes the following:
- a CDS encoding TIGR00725 family protein has product MTPQIAVCGPADCTPQEERDAREVGRLLAERGAIVLCGGYGGVMAAVAAGARAAGGTVVGILSGGDRAGACPDLTVAIPTGLGQGRNVLLVTAADAVIVVGGSWGTLSELAHAMRRGNVPVVQLGGWRVLDADGREPPGVRHAAGPADAVRLALD; this is encoded by the coding sequence GTGACCCCGCAGATCGCGGTGTGCGGCCCCGCGGACTGCACGCCCCAGGAGGAACGGGACGCCCGGGAGGTCGGGCGGCTGCTCGCCGAGCGCGGCGCGATCGTGCTGTGCGGCGGCTACGGCGGCGTGATGGCGGCGGTGGCCGCCGGAGCGCGGGCGGCGGGCGGCACGGTGGTGGGCATCCTGTCCGGCGGCGACCGCGCGGGCGCCTGCCCCGACCTGACGGTCGCCATCCCCACCGGCCTCGGCCAGGGCCGGAACGTGCTGCTGGTGACCGCGGCCGACGCGGTGATCGTGGTGGGCGGCTCGTGGGGGACGCTGTCGGAGCTGGCGCATGCGATGCGGCGCGGGAACGTGCCGGTGGTGCAGCTCGGCGGCTGGCGGGTGCTGGACGCCGACGGCCGGGAGCCGCCGGGCGTCCGGCACGCGGCCGGCCCCGCCGACGCGGTCCGCCTGGCCCTGGACTGA
- the gcvT gene encoding glycine cleavage system aminomethyltransferase GcvT: MPADDTTAKRTPLYDVHRELGATLVDFAGFQMPLRYTSETAEHRAVRTGAGLFDLSHMGEILVTGPQAAEGLDYALVGELSAVRAGRARYTMICAPDGGVLDDLIVYRLDEEEYLVVANAANVATVRDALTERIAGRFDARVDDRSDEYALIALQGPQSQAILAQFTDAPLDGLKYYAWLRGRVAGVDALIARTGYTGEDGFELFVAAADAVTLWNELAMVDGVVPAGLSARDTLRLEAGMPLYGNELTAETTPYEAGLGRVVKLGKPGDFVGRQVLAAYAETPPGRTLVGLVARGQRAPRKGYPVVTADGTTCGVVTSGAPSPTLGRPIAMAYVDSGAAGGELAVDVRGRREPVDVVDLPFYKRS, encoded by the coding sequence GTGCCTGCCGATGACACCACCGCCAAGCGGACTCCGCTGTACGACGTGCACCGTGAACTCGGCGCGACCCTCGTCGACTTCGCCGGTTTCCAGATGCCCCTGCGGTACACCAGCGAGACCGCCGAGCACCGGGCGGTCCGCACCGGGGCGGGACTGTTCGACCTGTCCCACATGGGCGAGATCCTCGTCACCGGCCCGCAGGCCGCCGAGGGGCTGGACTACGCGCTGGTGGGCGAGCTGTCGGCGGTCAGGGCCGGCCGCGCCCGCTACACCATGATCTGCGCCCCGGACGGCGGGGTGCTGGACGACCTGATCGTCTACCGGCTGGACGAGGAGGAGTACCTCGTCGTCGCCAACGCCGCCAACGTGGCCACCGTCCGCGACGCCCTCACCGAGCGGATCGCCGGGCGGTTCGACGCCCGGGTGGACGACCGCAGCGACGAGTACGCGCTGATCGCGCTGCAGGGCCCGCAGTCGCAGGCGATCCTGGCCCAGTTCACCGACGCCCCGCTGGACGGGCTGAAGTACTACGCGTGGCTGCGCGGGCGGGTCGCCGGGGTGGACGCTTTGATCGCGCGTACGGGGTACACGGGCGAGGACGGCTTCGAGCTGTTCGTGGCCGCGGCCGACGCCGTCACGCTGTGGAACGAGCTGGCCATGGTGGACGGCGTGGTGCCGGCCGGCCTGTCGGCGCGGGACACGCTGCGGCTGGAGGCGGGGATGCCGCTGTACGGCAACGAGCTGACCGCCGAGACCACCCCGTACGAGGCGGGGCTGGGCCGGGTGGTCAAGCTGGGCAAGCCGGGCGACTTCGTGGGCCGGCAGGTGCTGGCCGCCTACGCCGAGACCCCTCCGGGCCGTACGCTCGTGGGGTTGGTGGCGCGTGGCCAGCGGGCCCCCCGCAAGGGGTACCCGGTGGTCACCGCGGACGGCACGACCTGCGGGGTGGTGACCAGCGGCGCCCCGTCGCCGACCCTGGGCAGGCCGATCGCCATGGCCTACGTCGACAGCGGGGCCGCCGGCGGCGAGCTGGCCGTCGACGTCCGCGGCAGGCGGGAACCGGTGGACGTGGTCGACCTGCCGTTCTACAAGCGTTCGTGA